The genome window GAGCAGCAAGAGATGGCACTCTATGACCGACGAGGAAGTAACAAGCTACTGCGACAATCTGCTGAAGGAGTGCACTGACTTCATCGAGTACATCGAGAATAAGCACGGCAAGCGTATCAACCTCTTTCTCGCTCATCATTGCTTCATGAATCCTGTGATTATGTCTGAGATCAACGAGCGTCGTGTGGCACAAGGGATTCCGAAGGTGCCACTTGTGGTCTTCGCGCATGGCACAGCTCTCAAGATGTACGAGAATGAAATCAACAAGTTACCAGAGTTTCCCATGAAGTACTACGACTGGATTCGCGGCACGAAGAATATCTTCGAGAGCACTGGTCATGTCTCCGGTGTTTTTGCCGTCTCGGCACCGCAGAAGAATAGCTTTGAAAAGCTGTTTCCACTTTTTCCCAAAGAGCGCGTCGCCATCACACCCTGCGGCTACAACCAGCTGGTGTTCCATCCAATACAAGGGATGACACGCGAAAAGGCTTTCGGCCACATGCCCCAGGTTCTCTACGACGGATTCGATGCCACCCAGCTCTCATCCGTGCAGCGCCACGTGGCTTCTGATCAACGCATCTCTGACGTGAACGCTTACGACAGGGTCGTTGTTTTTTGTGGCCGCTTTGCTCACTGGAAGCGGATCGACTCCGTCCTAAAGGCTGCCAGTATGTGGGAGAAAGAGGACAAGAGGATCC of Leishmania infantum JPCM5 genome chromosome 16 contains these proteins:
- a CDS encoding sucrose-phosphate synthase-like protein, with product MAKEWLIFALGTNNWQGSGQFAPGSGILHQGQHIAMNSLEKCHCYSIWPSDLQKTPTDRDDYRVYEIPHPIPICESVGPQSSKRWHSMTDEEVTSYCDNLLKECTDFIEYIENKHGKRINLFLAHHCFMNPVIMSEINERRVAQGIPKVPLVVFAHGTALKMYENEINKLPEFPMKYYDWIRGTKNIFESTGHVSGVFAVSAPQKNSFEKLFPLFPKERVAITPCGYNQLVFHPIQGMTREKAFGHMPQVLYDGFDATQLSSVQRHVASDQRISDVNAYDRVVVFCGRFAHWKRIDSVLKAASMWEKEDKRILTLIFGAGSQETRKLYVDMAYQTLGLKDTFFLGPQSQPDLANVYTVADVSVFPSHDEPFGLVFIECMGCGTPVVGAKSGGPLDFVNDEVGALVDEGTNDEVAERVYAAVKQALAEDWKKTKGDQCEQYALKKFSLTSQAELMLQFVESHFTK